The genomic window CGTGCGCTACGCCCTCGGTCACGATAGATTATGTTGACATGCCGTTCGTTGCCTCCTCTCGCGCGTCTTGCGCAATCGCTCGAATTCGTCATCATGTTCAGCTTCATGCTTCGTTTCTAGCTGCTCTACCAACATATCTTATAGCTCTCTCCCGGCACTGTGTGAGCCGATAGAATCCACACACAATCCTAAATGCTCTCTTCCCCTGCCTGAATGGCGCTGCCGCACCAGTGACCGCGTTTATTCTCAACTTCCCGCTCCCTTGGCGCTCGTCCCCCTTGCCTCACCTTGGGCTGGCTGGCGTGCCTACCTCGGTGATGCACCTCGCTTCTCTCGCTTCTCCGGGCTGGCTTCTATTTGCTCCTGTGAGGAACGGCATCTCGTTGCACTGAATGGCATTGCATCGCATGCCAGTTGACCTCGGCTGTGTTTCAGCTTATAAGCAAGCCTGATTCTCAGGCACCGTTCTATGTTGTTCACGTCGATCCAGCCTATCTCTATCCTTTTAACCACCATCGTCACCAACCTCTTATATCTTTCTCTCCCTCTTAGTCTACCAGATCGGCTTTGCTGTTGTGATCACTAGTTCAACCGTCGACTCCCCCGACATTGTCACCTGGACTACATAATGCAGTTCAAAGCTTCTGTGTTGTTGATGGGTCTGGCCGCTGCTGGCctcgccgccgctgcccCGGCGACCGTCGCCGACACTCCCGCCGCCCCCGCCGCTGTAGAGCGCGACAACGGTGCTCCCGCTGCCGATTGGGGCAACCAACCTATTAAGCAATGGTCGTACAAGCGCGACAACACCGACCcggctgctgttgagcgCGACAATGGCGCTCCCGCTGGTGACTGGGGCAACCAGCCTATTAAGCAGTGGTCTTACAAGCGCGACAATGGCGCCCCCGCTGGTGACTGGGGCAACCAGCCTATTAAGCAGTGGTCTTACAAGCGCGACAATGGCGCCCCCGCTGGTGACTGGGGCAACCAGCCTATTAAGCAGTGGTCTTACAAGCGCGACAATGGCGCCCCCGCTGGTGACTGGGGCAACCAGCCTATTAAGCAGTGGTCTTACAAGCGCGACAATGGCGCCCCCGCTGGTGACTGGGGCAACCAGCCTATTAAGCAGTGGTCTTACAAGCGCGACAATGGCGCCCCCGCTGGTGACTGGGGCAACCAGCCTATTAAGCAGTGGTCTTACAAGCGCGACAATGGCGCCCCCGCTGGTGACTGGGGCAACCAGCCTATTAAGCAGTGGTCTTACAAGCGCGACAATGGCGCCCCTGCTGGCGACTGGGGCAACCAGCCCAACAAGCAATGGTCGTACAAGCGCGACAACGGCGCCCCTGCTGGCGACTGGGGCAACCAGCCCAACAAGCAGTGGTCGTACAAGCGCGACAACGGCGCCCCTGCTGGCGACTGGGGCAACCAGCCCAACAAGCAATGGTCGTACAAGCGCGACAACGGCGCCCCTGCTGGCGACTGGGGCAACCAGCCCGACAAGCAGTGGTCCTACTAGATTTGACGAACAAACGAAAGAATAAAGCTGGTTGTGCTTCGTTTTAGTTTGCATTTGACTTTCCTGTTTGCAGCGTCATAGCTTGGTTTCCTTGGTACCTGCCGCCCGCATACCACCATGCTTCCTTGTTTGTAGATCTTGTCACGGGCTTTCCTTATCACAGAGTTAGCCCGACCGCGTGGAGGCTGGACCCTTCCCATCAGGCGGCTCGGTCGATTCAAAGTCGCTCCTccgttgctgctctctTTCCTCACTCTCTTTTTGTACTCTGCAGTTAGTCGGGTCGAAATCCTAACACGTTTTGATCCCTCTCCCGCTTTCATTGCTTGGTCGATTCGCGCGGCGCAAGCCGTCATCAACGCAGACCCAATCGCTGCGCAAAGCGTGAATCTGTTTCGACAGGGTCTAAAGCCGGTGAGATGAAGATGAATAGAAGGGTTGAGACGTGAGGCCGATGATGCGAGAGTCTTGCGAGTTGATCGTGATAGATGAGGGAATGAGCTGGTGAGCCAAGTCTTGCGTGTGGCGCCGATACTGGGTACGCAATTGCGAATTTTGTGTCAAGAGCGATATGCGGGACTCGGCGGCTTACTCCACCAAGAAAAAGTCGCATTCGCTCTGTGCGCTGGACGGTTATGTGTTGCTTTGACTGTTGTCGCGTTCAAGTGGCCTGCAACGAGTTGGTGACAGCTGAAGATGACAGCCGTCGACTTTCCGGTaactgctgctgcgctaGACCAGCAGCGGATGCAGCCAAAGCAGCGCGATCCGAGAGTAAGTGATGCGAAACCATCCTCGAGCGGTTTGCGAGCACGCTTGacgcgacgagcagcactACGCTCGATCGTGCTCAGCCTGCTCGTAGCAGCACTAGCTAGTGTGGCGATACCGTTCGCGTTTCCCGAACTTGTCTTGTCTTCGGAGAAAGTGGCCATAGTGACGCAGTTCTTCGAGCGCTCAGGGCTGCACGATGCGCTACAAACCATCGATTTGTATGGACCAGATTCTGCTTCCGAATCGCACCTTGAGTCAACGCCATCCTCACCCACGCTTCGAGGAGGTCACACGAACAACTGGGCGGTGCTGGTGTGCACCTCCAAGTTCTGGTTCAACTACCGTCATATCGCCAACACGCTCGGCATGTACCGCACCGTGAAGCGGCTCGGCATTCCAGACAGCAACATCATCCTCATGTTGGCCGACGATGCGGCGTGCAACCCACGCAACAAATTCCCCGGTAACGTGTGGGCTTCGACAGCGAACCGCCTAGACCTGTACGGGCACAACATTGAAGTCGACTACCGCGGCTACGAGGTGTCAGTGGAAAATCTGATACGCCTGCTGACCGGTCGGCTACCACCCACGACGCCCAAATCCAAACGCCTCGAAAGCAACGCTCGCTCCAACGTCTTTCTCTACATGACCGGCCATGGCGGCGACGAATTCCTCAAATTCCAAGACTACGAAGAAATCTCGGCCGTCGATATCGCAGACGCCATCGAACAGATGTGGCAGAAAAAACGCTACCACCAACTCTTCTTCATGATCGACACCTGCCAGGCTAACACAATGTACAGCAAAATCTACTCTCCCAACGTCCTCGCCACAGGTTCCAGCGAAAAAGGCCAGAACAGCTACAGTCACAACGCTGACGATGACCTCGGCGTAGCCATGATCGACCGATTCACCAACTTTGTCCTCGAATGGATGGAAACCAAAGACAAATCCTCCAACGCCACCATGAAGGATCTCTTCAACGCATACGATCCAGGCGTCATCGAAAGCGATCCCGGTGTAAGAACAGATCTCTTTGCGAGAGATCTGAGCCAGGTCAAGCTTACCGATTTCTTCGGCGGCGTGAGTCAGATCGATCTGATTGATAGAAACAGCGAGCTGACGCTCATGTGATCAATTACAAATGTTTATCgacaattcgtgattgcgaaAAACTTCAGACACTCTCAGCGTGATGCGCAGCAAGGCAACAGTGTGACTTGAACTGCTGGCAAGATGGCACCTTGATTAAGAACAGCGGCACAGATAGACATGCATTTGCATAGGCTCATGTAGAAATCAGGCCGACAGAACAAggcgagaaggagagagagGCAGGCAAAGCCAACTAACCGAGGCATTGTACTCGTTCTGCAGACAGCGAGGCGGATGCGGCGCACCTGGCCGATCTCCAGCTGCGACCAGCACGCAAGGGTTGGAGCATCAACGCGAAAAGACTCACCTTGGCCGAGTTGACATGCACGTGTTAACTTTGTGCTCCAAATCCTTGGCCCATTGCGAGAGTTGCGGGTGAGACCGTTCCAGCTAGCACTTGGCTCATCGAGAGATTGAGACGGCAACGCAAGATCTCATTGGGTTGCCTTGGTAGAAGGTCGGCGTTGCGCCTGACCGATGGTCTTTCACGGGCAAGCGGATGAGCCCCGATACAGTCGATTGCTTCTGGCCGGCCTGTGAAGGTATCGGCAGATTTGTCTAGAGAGACTGCACGTCAACACGCACTCGAGCCAGTGCCGGAAGCTGAGAGAAGCACATCTCGACCAGTCGAGATCCTGTGAGGCGAAACCACAGTGAAGCTAGGCGGATGCCAAAGCGGAACAAGAGCAACAGGGGGCTTCAGACAAACACTGTCAGGCTGCAGGGACGACTTTGCAAACAGCCAAACGGCTATGCAATGCCACAACCCAAAAGCTCTGTGCAACACTGCAACAAGAAACTGCGAGACACGTCAACATCACCTTTTAGGCCACTGGTAGGATTGCCTTTGGGTCGATCCATTGCAAAAGACGACCAATCGACCGACCGAAGTTTCACGATATTTTTTGCTCAGAGACCTAGGATCCAAGGCGCGTGTGGTCGTACGAGCCAGAATAAGCCGACATTGGAGGGCTGGGGAAGCGACGTCATTGTGGATGGGTAGACGGTGGACCGAACCAGGAGATGCCTTTTCCACTTTCACGCGGGAACTTGCTGGTCGGAAGGAGCTTGTTTTTCGGCGATGGAAGAGCGATTCGTGGAATGCAGCCAGTAAGAGCCGTTTGGACCGTCAATGATAGAAGACACAGATGGCGTGGGAACTAAAATTGCTTGCAAAGAGCTGGAAaccgtcgtcatcatcgtaATACGCGGTGAGGGTTGGGCCAGGAGAGCCAAAGACGTGCGATGAATCTTGCGCAAGAGACCCGATGGGGCTAGTCGAAAGAAAACGGGAAGCAGCTGAAGAGCCAGAATGACGAAAACATGGTACACGAAACAAAGAATACATGGAAAAGGTTGACGATCAAAAGAGGTAGCCCTCTGCCTGGATGGCGTGCAGTTTCGGAGAAATGAACACCTATTGAAACGATCAGTTGTCACGAGGACGAGGgacgtcgtcatcgtcacGATGAGGAACGGGGCTTCGGCTGTCATAGCGGCCGTTGCGCTCGGGGACAGGCTCGCGACTGTCTTGGCGGTCGCGGGGCTCATGGCTGTCATcacgtcgacgaggagggGGGCTGTCAtcgcgacgacgaggaggagggcTGCGCTCGCGGAATNNNNNNNNNNNNNNNNNNNNNNNNNNNNNNNNNNNNNNNNNNNNNNNNNNNNNNNNNNNNNNNNNNNNNNNNNNNNNNNNNNNNNNNNNNNNNNNNNNNNCAGGAGGAGGGCTGCGCTCGCGATCATcgcgagatggacgagcagGGTCAATGCGGAGCTTGTAGCCACGGAGCTCGATGCcttcgatcttgtcgaggGCACGCTCGTAGTCGTCACGGTTGTCGTACTCAATGACGCCCTCTTCGGGACGGgaagcgtcgacgtcggcgaACGAGACGGCACCGTGCTCACGGCCGATGTCCTTGAGATCCTGCCAGCTCGTGTTGGGAGGCAGGTTGGAAACGATGCAACGGAATTGGCCGCGGCGGACCCTCGGCTCACGTCGAGGCGCAGGAGGAGCGCCGTAGCGGGAGGAGGGAGCGTCCCTACCGTAGCTGCTACCACCGCCGGCTCGACGATCGTAGGGGTCGGAGGCATAGCCAGCAGGCTCACGACGACGCTCTGCGCTCTTTGCTTGCTGAACTATGATTCGCTCGCCCATAAAGTTTTTGCCATCAAAGTCCTTGATGGCATCTTCAGCGTCACGGGGGTGCTCGAACTCGACAAAGCCAAACGTGCCCATGATGCGAACATCGTAGAGGCGCTGTAGGAAGAGGGGGAGAGGGGGAGAGAGGAAAGAGAGGTGCCTAGGCGTGAATGAGTCAGAAAGACGCGCATCAATCTGGTTCGTAAAAAGGGAGGGAGACTTACGCCATAGTCGCGGAAGAGGTCTTCGATGTCAGCACGACGGACATCGGGGGAAAGTTTGCCTACGTAGACTCGAGTGGACATgatgtgctgctgttggtaGGGAGATGTGGAATAGGAATAAGTAGGCAGACAAGAAGTGGATAAAGTGATGGAAGGAAGCGAAGCCAGAAGGAGGTAAAGcaccagtcgtgagtcgtgagtgacgGTGACAGACGCGACAGGGTAAAGTGATTTTAATTCACGTTTATCCCATCGACCCAGccagctcagctgctgctgcctctgaCGCCAAAAGACGTTTGTTGTCAAGACAAAGCCGTTTGCGGGGGGGGTTCACCGTTACGTTTTAGcttgcgaatcgtgaattcacaatcacgaattcggatcacgattcacgattcacgattcacgattcacccAATTTTTCGGTGCTGTACGTATCACACGGTCTCACATTATCTTTGGAGCGGCTAGGCGCAAggggaatcacgaatcagaatcgtgaatcatgaatcacgaaccgtCAACGTCACGTGCGGTGGGCGGTTAAAAAACAAGCGAACAAGCGTTTTTACGTTGAACGCTCGAGTCGGGTTGGATGCGACGATGAGATGGTGTATGTAACCAAtcgatggcagcgtcgtcgcCTGATCGAGGAATAGAATAGGAACCGCGGCTGAAAATGACTACAGAGTCGACCATGTTGCAGCTGTTCTGATGGCAGAGGGTACGGGGACGCGATTGATGGATATCGTGGCGAGCGgcaagagtcacgagtgcaagAGGGAACATCTACGTTGCGTGGATGTGTGTGTGATTTTATTATTTTTTATTttttgtgtgtgtgtttttTAAAAGCGGGCcctcagtcacgagtatcacgaatcgtgaatcgcgagagctgctgcatcaACGCCTGTTGACTGCTCACGAGTTGTGACTTGACACTTGTTGCAAGAGGAAAACAAATCTCGGCTCAATCTGAGCTGAGTCTGTGCAGATGCAAAGCagatggaagcgagcgcTTGAATGCATTCGAGATACAGTAAGTAGATCAGCGGATCCAAACCATTCAATGCCGATCTCGCTTATGCCAGCTACAAGCACACTCAGAtgcacacacgcacagATACGCCTGCATCAGACTTGCGCATCGTCAGTCGCAATGCAATCTCAACTTCTATCTGACGAGATCTCGTTCGATGCTGTTCATGattgctgcagctgttgccTTTGACCAAAAGCGGCAGTGATATCGGCTGGCAAGACTCGAAACCGCATCCTACTGGATGGCCGATGCAGATCGACGCCTGCGACAAAGAGGGTATCCGCGCCCAGCCAGAGAGACAGCAGCGTGATAGGCGCTTCGATCCAACCGTCAACGTTCACGATCCccgattcacggttcgtgGTGggtgattcatgattgtgaaccacgaacaaatcacgaattggcCTCGTGTTTGGCGGTCcctttcgtgtttcgaTGCggtattcgtgattgatttTGGATTTGGATTTGGATTTGGATTTGGGTTTGGGATTGAGTTTGggttttgtttttgtttctGTTTTTGATTTGGGATTTTTTTAGCGCCTTTTTCcgtttttgtttttgtttcATAAGTAACGAGTTACTCGCGACTAGAACCGAAGCTGTCTGCCGTGCTTGACCGCCGTCGTGTCGCGGTTaatcagtcacgagtcaatTTGACTTGACCACgcttcgacttgcttgacgTTTCCcgtccagctcgtctgCCTTGcgagacaatcgtgaatcttggacGGATCAACTCTTCGATTCTCTCCGCCATCTTGTTCTGCCTTCGATCCTCTCGGCTCTTCTTTGGCTCTCGTACACATTGGCTCGGACGCCGTCATCATCCCATCCACTCGCGCACCTATCTCTCACACGCACACAACCGGCATCGGCGCCAACTCGGTTCCTGCGCACGCTTGCACGCTTCTCTTgacgacaatcacgatcTCCTAACGAAGCTTCTCTGCCAGGCGTCTCTAATCTCCATCCATCTGCGtactcgccatcatcgctgcAGCTTGATCCGCCGTCGCAACACCACAGCCGCATTGACGCACATTACCGCGATTGGCCCATCATGAAGGGTCTCAAAGATTTTCGCAGGTCCCTCAACAAGGACCGCCATTCTGGTGGCAAGCCTTCCACATCCAGCGCCAGTCCAGCCACTTTTGCTAGCGTCAAGGGAGCCGTTGCTATTCAGCCACCTAAGCTCGTCATTCGCGCTATCCGCGACTACAGATCCGCATCGCCTCACGAGCTCAGTTTCCACAAGGGCGACTTCTTTCACGTCATTTCCGACCCTACTCCCAACGCAGAATGGTTCGAGGCCAGCAACCCCATGACCAACGCCCGTGGTCTCGTACCATCTAGCCACTTTGATGTGCTTTCCAAGAGCAATCGTGCCAATCCTGCCACCGTAGCCGGTCCAGGCGCCACCTCACCTACTATTGGCAGCATGTCACCTCCCTCGACCTCTTTGGCCTCCGCAGCAGTTTCCTCCTCATCGTCCCAGGCTTACGGCGGCCGTGCTGCAGGTGCCGCAATGACTGCCAAAGGCGGTGGTGGTCTCTACGCCGTGGTCAAGTACGACTTTCTTGCCGAAcgcgccgacgagctccAAGCAAAGGCGGGCGAGtccatcatcgtcatcgcccAATCCAACTTTGAATGGTTTGTCGCAAAGCCCATTGGCAGGCTTGGCGGTCCCGGTCTCATCCCTGTTGCCTTTGTCGAGATCCGTGATCTTGTCACCGGAAGACCCATCGAAGATGTGCAAGAACTCATCGAGAGCGGCATCGTCCCCAAGGTCGAAGAATGGAAAAAAATGACGGCCGAGTACAAGAAGAACACCATTCCCCTCGGTCGCTTCGACTTTCCGCAATCAGCGCAACCAGCCGTCGCCTCGCCTTACACTCACATggccgctgccgcctcgacaagcagcGGCAACCACGTCGGCTACCCACAAAGCGGTCTACATGCTCAGCAATCCTCCATCTCATCGCTACCCGTTCCTACTCCACCACCCAAGGATGATCTCTATCACCAATCAGGCGGGTCTCTGGCCGGTGCTATGCAGTCCTTTGACGACAACGCCGTTGATCCGCTCACGGAGCTTCCACCAGGCATGTCACCAGGCGAGCCGCTACCCACAGGCATCATCACTTCAGCCACCGTCGATTCTTTCCACTACGAGCAGGGCGACTACTGGTTCCGCATCCAAGCCACTCACGTTGCCGGTCCCTCAGCATCTGCGCCTTCAAATGCGCCCGCAGCACCCGAAGGCGAAGAGCGCGACCTCATCCTCTATCGCCTCTACGAAGACTTTTACGAGTTCCAAATCGCATTGCTTGACCACTTCCCCGCCGAAGCTGGTCGCGAGACGGATGCAAATGGCCATGCGAGCGAACGCATCCTTCCACTCATGCCCGGTCCGCTCGATGTCGTTGACGATCTCATCACATCCCAGCGTCGCGTCGACCTTGATCAGTACATCATCGAGCTCTGTTCGCTTCCCGAATACATCATGCGCTCCGAGCTCGTGCGTCTCTTCTTCGAGCCTCGTCCAGGTGACCACTGCACCTCGCATCCTCCACGAGGGCCAACGGATGAACAGGATAGCAGCCTACAGTACAAGGAGTACGCCTATCTTGCAGGAGGGCTAGATATCAGCAACCAGAGAACCAGTCAGCAGTTGCGAAGCAATGGCGTCGACAAGTATGCCGAGGATCAACCTGTAGCTCACAGCAGTTCATCATCCAAGCAAGAGGATGAGCTGAGTGCAAAGATGCGCAACGCCTCGCTGGTTTCCGGCTCTGCGGGCGCTTCGTCAGGGCAACGTGATTCGACCAGGAGCAGTGCCGTATTTGGTGGCACAGGCGGAGCAGCGAGCACGGGACGCACATCACAAGCGTCCAGTGGTCATCGCAAACAGAACTCGTCGGGTCAAGGCGTGACTTCGGGCTCATCGGCAAACGTCGCCTACCACCGAATCAAGGTGGCGCGTCGCAACGATTTAGATAGCGTCATCGCGCTCCGCATGCCGCCCAGCCCGACGTTtgctcagctgctcgaaaagaCGCGAGAGAGGCTCGGCGCCGACGTTGCTACGTTCCAGTGCAACGAAAAGTCTGATCCGATCGTAGACGATGCTTCGCTCACCGCCTGGCTGGACGAGGCGACGGACAGAGGGTGGAAGTTCATGCTCCATGCTTCCTAGCGTTGATACGTGATATTCTGCTGCGTCTGTTTCATTTTTGGTCTTTCACCCCTGTCCATCGGGCTCCTCTATGTCACCTGATACCTCACGTCGTTTGGTTGTAATCTCTTTTCTGGTGCGATAATGGTATGCATCCGAGTCATTGTATCCGTACGTGTGCTTTGCTGGTTGCGACTAGACTCTGTAAACTAGTTTTCCCTTGGAAAACGAACGGACGCCCTTGAACGGTCGGTACGCGtgcgtgttggtgttggtcaGGTTGACAGAATCCACCTTGAGATGACTCAAGCCTTGCGTGGGGTTCGTCCAGCCGACTGTGATGCCACTCGAGTGGGTGGGGAGGCTACGAGCGTCTCCGGTTGTCCAGGTGAGTTTCAAGAGGCAAGGCCGCTGCGAGGTGGAAGGTAGCAATTTGGGTATGGTCCATCGGAGGATTTTGGTGGAGGGGTCGTAGATGTAGTTGCCGTAGCCGTCGCCCGTTGATGGAACTATGGAGCGGGTCAAAGTGGTAGCGGGTAGTGGCGCACCGCCGACAGATGCGTCTAACGATACGACGCCTGGTCCGAGACCGAAGGTGACGACAACGTCTTCCAGCGTCCCCGCTGGATCGGCACCTCTAGGGCTACGAGGTTTCGGGTGCGAGGAAACCGATGAACAAGATAGGGTTGACGCACTGGTCCGAGGCGATGCTTGCACCTGTATCAGCGCCGTCGCCGAGCCCTTGTCCATTTCGATACAATGTGACAGCTGGATCGGTATCACTTTGGACAAACCATTTGTAGGGCCCTTGCTGCCAGATGTATCCGCATCGGCCGTCGCAAGATATGGCTGACCAACGCGAAACGACACCAGCTCAAAGTTTCCATCCGGTGGAACGAACGACAACCTCTTTTCCTTCCTCCACACCCTCCACCTCACGCAGGGATGGAAACTTTCATCCTGCACCAGATTCGGCGCGTTGAATGTCAAAGATAGATCCGGACTCCCCGACAACCTCGCATTGCACTGCACCGCTGCCCAAATGTCCAAAGCCACCGGTTTCCCGTTTCTGGAGACGACGCCTTCCAAGCTCTCCACCAGGTCGACATACAGTTCGTTATTCGTGTACTTGGAGTTGGGCCGTCTCCACGGgatcgtcgagatcaacggtggtggagcagcagatgccAATCCCGACACTCCTACCGCTTTCACCAGCTTGCCTACCCAGTTGGGCGGAAGAACAAGGCTCTTGAGCATGTTGACTTCGGTAGTGAGGATGTTCCCATCGGTGTCGAGAATCTCCTCAAAGAGTTGATAGACGATATCGAAGTTGTCGCGCAAGGTGTCTTCGGTGAGCAAAGTGGGGTCGGTAGATTGGCTAAGGTACTCTTGTAGGATAGCAATGAAAGAGCGTAAGAACGATAAAGGTACCAGAGGATCAACTTCGCGAGAGACGGGACAGAGAAAGCGAAGCGGTCCGGAAGCGACCTGGATGAGTGCCGCCCCTTGCTCGGCGAGGGCTTCGGCAACCTGCTGAACGACGTGATCACCTCGCTGTTCAGCTGCAGTTGCAATGGAGGATGATGGTAGGCAAGGCgcattcgtggttgtttCTTCTGCTATCGATAATGTTGTTCCTGGAGGATCGGACGTTGATGGATGCGAAGGCTCGGCTTCGTCCCAAACATTGACATCTTCCGACACTgcgttggaagcagcggtACGGCTGGCGGTGATACGCGCACTCAGCTGACTAGCTAAGGACAGTTCTCCCAGATTCGCAGACACTTCTGCCGTGTCGTCGACAttttcctcgtcgtctccCTCGGACTCGGTTTGCAGATCCAACGGGCTGACATCCGGCACGCCAGGAACCCAAATGACAGGTTTGATATCCTTGGTAAAGTAGATGCGATTCGAACAAGGCGCAGCCACCGCCGATACACCCGCTGTCGTTGAAGCAGCTGTCGTCGAGGCAGAAATGTGCGCATT from Mycosarcoma maydis chromosome 16, whole genome shotgun sequence includes these protein-coding regions:
- a CDS encoding putative GPI-anchor transamidase, giving the protein MTAVDFPVTAAALDQQRMQPKQRDPRVSDAKPSSSGLRARLTRRAALRSIVLSLLVAALASVAIPFAFPELVLSSEKVAIVTQFFERSGLHDALQTIDLYGPDSASESHLESTPSSPTLRGGHTNNWAVLVCTSKFWFNYRHIANTLGMYRTVKRLGIPDSNIILMLADDAACNPRNKFPGNVWASTANRLDLYGHNIEVDYRGYEVSVENLIRLLTGRLPPTTPKSKRLESNARSNVFLYMTGHGGDEFLKFQDYEEISAVDIADAIEQMWQKKRYHQLFFMIDTCQANTMYSKIYSPNVLATGSSEKGQNSYSHNADDDLGVAMIDRFTNFVLEWMETKDKSSNATMKDLFNAYDPGVIESDPGVRTDLFARDLSQVKLTDFFGGVSQIDLIDRNSELTLM
- a CDS encoding uncharacterized protein (related to pre-mrna splicing factor srp55), producing the protein MSTRVYVGKLSPDVRRADIEDLFRDYGRLYDVRIMGTFGFVEFEHPRDAEDAIKDFDGKNFMGERIIVQQAKSAERRREPAGYASDPYDRRAGGGSSYGRDAPSSRYGAPPAPRREPRVRRGQFRCIVSNLPPNTSWQDLKDIGREHGAVSFADVDASRPEEGVIEYDNRDDYERALDKIEGIELRGYKLRIDPARPSRDDRERSPPPRRRDDSPPPRRRDDSHEPRDRQDSREPVPERNGRYDSRSPVPHRDDDDVPRPRDN
- a CDS encoding phosphatidylinositol-3-phosphate-binding protein BEM1 (related to Protein scd2/ral3); the encoded protein is MKGLKDFRRSLNKDRHSGGKPSTSSASPATFASVKGAVAIQPPKLVIRAIRDYRSASPHELSFHKGDFFHVISDPTPNAEWFEASNPMTNARGLVPSSHFDVLSKSNRANPATVAGPGATSPTIGSMSPPSTSLASAAVSSSSSQAYGGRAAGAAMTAKGGGGLYAVVKYDFLAERADELQAKAGESIIVIAQSNFEWFVAKPIGRLGGPGLIPVAFVEIRDLVTGRPIEDVQELIESGIVPKVEEWKKMTAEYKKNTIPLGRFDFPQSAQPAVASPYTHMAAAASTSSGNHVGYPQSGLHAQQSSISSLPVPTPPPKDDLYHQSGGSLAGAMQSFDDNAVDPLTELPPGMSPGEPLPTGIITSATVDSFHYEQGDYWFRIQATHVAGPSASAPSNAPAAPEGEERDLILYRLYEDFYEFQIALLDHFPAEAGRETDANGHASERILPLMPGPLDVVDDLITSQRRVDLDQYIIELCSLPEYIMRSELVRLFFEPRPGDHCTSHPPRGPTDEQDSSLQYKEYAYLAGGLDISNQRTSQQLRSNGVDKYAEDQPVAHSSSSSKQEDELSAKMRNASLVSGSAGASSGQRDSTRSSAVFGGTGGAASTGRTSQASSGHRKQNSSGQGVTSGSSANVAYHRIKVARRNDLDSVIALRMPPSPTFAQLLEKTRERLGADVATFQCNEKSDPIVDDASLTAWLDEATDRGWKFMLHAS
- a CDS encoding uncharacterized protein (related to AP-3 adapter complex mu3A subunit) → MLGQLEGIIVLSADGRPVVHSHFANRIPTYPLLYSDYFATLLAGINSANAHISASTTAASTTAGVSAVAAPCSNRIYFTKDIKPVIWVPGVPDVSPLDLQTESEGDDEENVDDTAEVSANLGELSLASQLSARITASRTAASNAVSEDVNVWDEAEPSHPSTSDPPGTTLSIAEETTTNAPCLPSSSIATAAEQRGDHVVQQVAEALAEQGAALIQVASGPLRFLCPVSREVDPLVPLSFLRSFIAILQEYLSQSTDPTLLTEDTLRDNFDIVYQLFEEILDTDGNILTTEVNMLKSLVLPPNWVGKLVKAVGVSGLASAAPPPLISTIPWRRPNSKYTNNELYVDLVESLEGVVSRNGKPVALDIWAAVQCNARLSGSPDLSLTFNAPNLVQDESFHPCVRWRVWRKEKRLSFVPPDGNFELVSFRVGQPYLATADADTSGSKGPTNGLSKVIPIQLSHCIEMDKGSATALIQVQASPRTSASTLSCSSVSSHPKPRSPRGADPAGTLEDVVVTFGLGPGVVSLDASVGGAPLPATTLTRSIVPSTGDGYGNYIYDPSTKILRWTIPKLLPSTSQRPCLLKLTWTTGDARSLPTHSSGITVGWTNPTQGLSHLKVDSVNLTNTNTHAYRPFKGVRSFSKGKLVYRV